From one Cyanobacterium stanieri PCC 7202 genomic stretch:
- a CDS encoding CO2 hydration protein (PFAM: CO2 hydration protein (ChpXY)~TIGRFAM: CO2 hydration protein~InterPro IPR010220~KEGG: cyt:cce_0605 protein involved in constitutive low affinity CO2 uptake~PFAM: CO2 hydration family protein~SPTR: Putative uncharacterized protein;~TIGRFAM: CO2 hydration protein), with translation MNTINQTKLPPSNHPFAEIVHRLEAGQSMLPDTPENLKQIIGIYKAYAIPMDFYWRDLLYIAEKVFLNPFPFFKYFISKEYLDMPNHYAGENADLPVWRGKASAHPELLEFMNKGKTTKMPKLFHHLLHDRINMEFAEACMRAMFWHGKDMNMGGFDAYLDTEEYRHNADIAIKAYFKSNPVMLGIYKLFPDMFLEQVKQLSYYSNLGLFWEVMCPVFLEMSDLYDEGKMTTVKEAMDFLVNGIFAVASRPIYHHAYIGGKCYEIIPKSKGFNWLNDAALPYVESVFYRTSPFRGTKSYNAQARQVPQDQKEFHYGILYADVFPVGGAGIPPTLLMDDMLHFLPPYLVDYYRQHCRGEEDMLIQLGVTFQRSMYNVTSAVIQALRTATCHPLDDENPEHLLKNRQFYEQQLDRFLRPEARLRDIQSPDYR, from the coding sequence GGCAATCCATGTTACCCGATACCCCAGAAAACCTCAAACAAATTATCGGTATCTATAAAGCGTACGCCATTCCCATGGACTTTTATTGGCGGGATTTATTGTATATTGCCGAGAAAGTTTTTCTTAATCCTTTTCCCTTTTTTAAATACTTTATATCTAAAGAATATTTAGATATGCCCAACCATTATGCGGGGGAAAATGCAGACTTACCTGTATGGCGAGGAAAAGCATCAGCGCACCCAGAGTTACTGGAATTTATGAATAAAGGTAAGACTACTAAAATGCCAAAATTATTCCATCATTTATTGCACGATCGCATTAATATGGAATTTGCAGAAGCCTGTATGAGAGCCATGTTTTGGCATGGAAAAGATATGAATATGGGTGGTTTTGATGCTTATTTAGACACCGAAGAATATCGTCATAATGCGGATATAGCTATTAAGGCTTACTTTAAATCTAACCCCGTTATGTTAGGAATATATAAGCTATTTCCTGACATGTTTTTGGAACAGGTAAAACAACTATCTTATTATTCCAATTTAGGATTATTTTGGGAGGTAATGTGTCCTGTATTCTTGGAAATGTCTGATTTATATGATGAAGGAAAAATGACCACTGTAAAAGAAGCCATGGATTTTTTAGTTAATGGTATTTTTGCCGTGGCAAGTCGCCCTATTTATCACCATGCTTATATCGGCGGAAAGTGTTACGAAATCATCCCCAAAAGTAAAGGTTTTAACTGGTTGAATGATGCCGCCCTCCCCTATGTGGAATCAGTATTTTATCGCACATCGCCCTTCCGTGGTACCAAATCCTATAATGCCCAAGCCAGACAAGTGCCACAGGATCAAAAAGAGTTTCATTATGGTATCTTATATGCTGATGTGTTTCCCGTGGGGGGCGCTGGTATTCCTCCCACCCTGTTAATGGATGACATGTTACATTTTTTACCTCCTTATTTGGTAGATTATTACCGTCAACATTGCCGAGGGGAGGAAGATATGTTGATTCAATTGGGGGTAACTTTCCAGCGCTCGATGTACAATGTCACTTCTGCGGTAATTCAAGCCTTGCGCACGGCTACCTGTCACCCCTTGGATGATGAAAATCCCGAACATTTGTTAAAAAATCGTCAATTTTACGAGCAACAATTAGACCGATTTTTGCGCCCTGAAGCCCGTTTGAGAGATATTCAAAGCCCAGACTATCGTTAA